In Syngnathoides biaculeatus isolate LvHL_M chromosome 8, ASM1980259v1, whole genome shotgun sequence, the genomic stretch GTAAATGAGGCTGAGAAAAAATGGATGATAATAAAGACTGGGGCATGTGGAATGGGAATGCCAGTGAGGGGATGGAAAAATGTCCACCGGCTCTGCTTTTTACATCGGGgttcaaaatgggaaaaaatatatctttttttgaACTATTGGGTTCTCATTTTCTATCTGATTTTCAGAATCTGCAGGATCCCCAGTTCGCAGAGGAGGAGGCCAGcgaggaagaggatgaagatgatgatgatggggaaGAGGATGACGACGTCACCAGTGCAGAGTCCGATGACAGCGAGCAAGAAGTAGACGTCCATCTGCCCAGGATGCAAGGAATCAAGCGCCTGAAATGGGATAAAACTACAATATCTTATTGAAACTCTCAATCATAAACGTATAAAAAATGATTCACATGTCTGTCATAAAACATCAAATATGATGGCTGACTCACGTGCTATCTGGTGGACATGCAATTTGTGGCATCGAAAAATGATATAATATCTCCCCCTACTGGAATAAAATACACTCAAACGCCGagacgtgtaaaaaaaaattgtctaaaaTCATCTTTCCCTCAATTTAAATAGCAACAGTgaatatttatttcacattcaGTCACACAATTTAGTCGATTTTGATGGAATACATTCTGCAAAGTTTGACAACTtgcaaaaatgtacagtatattgttatTCTGgtttatatacaatatttatcGTATCCATTTTAATCCCTGCCCTTGTGGCAAATTCAGGTGATTTTACTAAAAGAAGAAGTCAAGGGAACTCTAatataaaagtttttttgtttttttaaagtgagaAAAGGAACCGCGTGGTGACCACGTCACGTCAAATTCAACAAGGGATGAGAGTTTTGTGTTTTGGGGTTAGATCGAGAAATGCCCTTGTACATTTTTATACACTTTGTTGTAAATAAAGAGTTAGTACGTGATCCCCACCTACTACCGCTATCCTTAACACAGGCATACACACTTGACCCAGACTCTCCTCACCACCTGTACATAAATGTCATCTCGCTTCATTttccatgtactgtatacacTTCTGAATCTTTACTCTGCAGAAATAGTTGGTGGTCCCTCAGTCCCTTTATATGTTTCAGCTCAGTGTTCGGTTGGGTTTGTGTTTTGTATGTTCGGATGTGTCACCGTCTCCTTGGTTACCGCGGCAATTTACAAAATCCACTAGGCAAGctgtacatattttcaaaaaagaaagtaGCCTTTTGAGATTTAATATCCGCCATCACCGCTTCTCGACAAAAATAAGAATTTAACAAATGACAGCTTTTTGCAGTGCAATCATATGATTTCTCTGTCCCGCACGCCAGCACAAATCAGAACACGGCACCTCCAATGTCTGCTCGTCACCGGAAATAGGGACTGGGCTGGACCTGGACAGGTACGGGAACTTGAGTATATTGGGGTTCACTGGACTAACAAAACCATACTTCtgttgtttctcatttttcttctaagcgtggggggaggaggggggggttgcTGTAAGAGGTAATAAATCCTACAAATATGCTATCCAACAGGTGCAGCAATAGTCAAATTAGTACTGACACAAtggctaagttttttttttaatgtgtcatGAATCTCAACATATTTAAGAGTTCCTATTTGGGAAAGTGTATTCATATAGCCTGCTGGAATATTTGTTGTGTGTGATGAATGTTAAAGTTACTATCACAATGAGACTGATTGGCTACTTTCAACGTGGTAAGTACTGTATTCCAAAACCTCAAATCAAAAATGTGACTAGAGTGGCGTGACACATTTGATATAATTGAAAAAGTCTCACTTTGATGAGCGGTTTTCCCTATTTTTCTCTCTACAGCTTTAACTCACCTCCAAACTTCTATGACAAATAATGCATTCAGCAAATGCTTTTATAGCACAGAAACACATGGAGAAGATGATAATATTTTCAAACACTGTTTAATGAATGCCCCGAGCCACTAAAACTGAGTATGTGTATACTGTAGCACTATTATATGTTCATGTAAAATACCTGTTTAAAAGTTTATCACGTTGGTCTTGTGATGTCACCCCTTTCACTAACTTTGCTCATCTCCTGCAACCTTCTGGTGCGTTTTTCATCGAGTCCTAATGTTGACCTGACATTTGTTTTAGAAAAAGGAAGACAATGCAGTAAACATGGAAAAATTGtatattgtgtaaaatgtattaatttctttgttttttcatttttatttattttttttacttttgtctaTTTTGCTTTGGAATGGTCAGTCACTGCAGCACTTTGTGTAAATTGACcaataaaattttgtttttggaatccAACCATCGTTTGCAAATCATGTCTTTCAATTTGCCGTTAATTCTCATCCATCcgattttttaaatatgacttttCGTCATAACTATCGTAGCTGAGCTGCTGCCTTTCCCGTCTAACTTTTAGGTGAGAGGTGGAAATTGGTTGCGAGTTACTGTACATTCACACCCATTCTAGAATTTTCCGATATTAAcatttgaatgtgggaggaagaggaagagaagaaaacTCACCCAAGAACAGGAAGAACTAGCTGACTCTATTCGGGAAGGCCAaatttgggatttgaaccctcaatCTCCGAAAGATGTGTTAACCACAATTTTCACTGTTCCACTAACTGACATTACTATCTGAATTTCTCAATATTGTTTAAGTCTAGGATATGGCTTAGACAGAAAATCACTAAATCTCTAACCAGTTATAATAAAACACGAAGGAAAGTTTAtacctggacaaaaaaaaaggaaaaaaatcgaGAATTAAAATTGAGAGAAgctgttgtgttttttggtGTAACATTACCAAgagaaacagacaaaaatgaaaatgaatgaaatttgtcaatttagattttttggggaggaggaggggtttCACTCAAGTATGTtaacaaatattaattttattgcCCCATAAATGACATTCATAGAAGGACCACATGTGGCACCCTGCGTTTATGTCATCCATACTTTTCTGTGTGTTATAAAGTGTAGATTTAATTCCCACAAGaaattattttcaggaaaatacatttgaaaacacattGGCAATTTAAACTTTGGTCCCATATGCACTCACATAGCTTTTACCCCACTGGTTGTATTTTAACTGGAATGAAAACCCCTAATTAAATCATACAGAATGACATTTATATTTGATAGATATATTAATTTGTAATTATATAATGTGTAGTTTGATTAAATGTGTAGCtccatttttatccatccattttatgagccgctaatcctcatgagggtcacagtagttctggagtctatcccagctatcatcatatatatatccatccatccattttctttgctggttatcctcacgagggtcacggggagttctggagcctatcccagctgtcaacgaacaggaggcagggtacgccctgaactggttgtcagccaatcgcagggcacatggagacaaacatccgcactcacaatcattctacggtcaatttagagtgtgaaattaatgttgcatttttttgggatgcgggaggaaaccaaattCAAGGtaaaagattagcgaagaataagtgggacacggagaggggaaaggagtacatcaagatgcgtcgtagggcaaaggtagaggtggcgaaggcatAACAACAGGTATATggcgacatgtactccaggttggatacgaaagaaggagaaaaggatctctacaggttggccagacagagggatagagatgggaaggatgtgcagcggataagggtgattaaggatagagatggatatgtgttgactggtgccagtagtgtgctaaatagatggaaagaatactttgagaagttgatgaatgaagaaaatgagagagaaggaagagttgaagacacaagtgtgaaggaccaagaagtggcaatgattactaagggggaagtcagaaaggcactacaaaggatgaaaaatggaaaggcagtcagtcctgatgacataccggtggaggtatgaaagcaatttggagagatggctgtggagcttttgaccaacttattcaatagaatactagcgggagagaagataccAGAAGATTGGAGGAAATGTGtcctcgtccccatttttaggaacgaaggcgatgttcagaactgtggaaactacagaggaataaagatgatgagccaaacaatgaagttatgggaaagagtagtggaggccagactcaggacagaagtaagtatccaTACACTTATATGTTTATATGGAATTTGACTGATTTAACTGTTAAACGAGAGATTAAGGCCGTTTCTGTCCAACTGCATTAATTATGGACGACCAAAAGGTGACAGCAGGACAACATCTGTATCCGTCAGTCGAGTTGGCCAAAAATGGAAGGAGAGTGTATTATGTTACTATGTGCGCTTTGATGTTTTATCCAAAACAATCCGTCGTGGACGTCAACGTTAGCCAATTGTTACTTCTCCTGACTGTTAGAATGTGATTATAGAGTTCTGCTTGTAGTCACACTAATCAGGACTCGACTATCTAATACACATGTAGAACAATTACCACGGGAGTTTGTAGCTGAGCAACATATTAGGCAACAGCACAATGTCGGACACTTCTGGTGGCAACGCCAAGGACAGCGAGTTGAACTTTCACCACAGAACATCCTTTACTGGCATGTCAGATTCACGACAAAACCAGAAGggggaaaaggagaaaaggattatTTCAAAAAGAACACTCTTATGATCATGTGCAATACTGCACATTTTGGTATTGACCTGATACCATTTCAATATAGGTCAAGTGTCTCTGATACCAGTACTTTTTAATAATTAAGGAGGATGCATTATCAAGTTGTTAAATCTCTTCttaagattattttttaattatgattAAACACTTGAAACTCAGGCCAAAGTTTactagtaaagaaaaaaaaattattaaaaattccAATAAAACCTGAAAAACGTTTCCCTTAAAATTTCTAgtgaatatatttattgaaaTAGCACTGGGACGGGGATTAAAATATCACATCTAGGTTGTAACATAATTTATACGTTTTGAGTTGGTTAAAGTAACAGATGGTCTGcttcaatttaaaaatcattGCTGGGCTGAGGGATCCGAGCCCGCAGTGCACtcacttgtttcttttttttttttttaaggggttgGGGGGTAAACTGTGCGTGCAGTTTCCCGAGACAGAAGGCAAGTCTGGCGTCGCCGCTTTTATGAAACGGAAAGAATGAAACTCAAATCTGCTGTTTCACAATTTCCCAACTAGTATCAACCTTATCGTGATTTGGATCAATCTGCCACTACTACTTCAAGAAGTAGGCCTATTTGTATTCTGAAGTGAATCATGCAACTCAGAAATTCCAAAACTGGCATAAGATGAAACCAAATGTTTATTGCTGGCAGCTTGACCTAGGAAAGTTATAACATACTCAGTTGAAAGATGCAATGAACTCTTAAGTGAGTGATCCAGTGACAGTCTGTGTATTGTTGGCATGGCAACAAGTCCCAGAATGGTCATGATGACTAGTCCAAAATAAATTGCAGCACGTGGCTCCTGCAAGGACCTTGTGGTCTTCTTTCTTGGCCACCATTGCACTGCAATAGTATATGAACAATGAATGCGTTGTTCTAATTatcatattttctgcactataaggcgcaccttcaatgactgggctatttaaaacctttttttcatattaggcacaccgcattataaacCGCAttgaatagacgctacagtcgaggctggggttacgttatgcttCCAATAGATGGACCGCGCTAAAGGTTCGATATTGATCCAATTGTAAGGtgtacctgattataaggcacactgtcagcttttgagaaaattaaaggctcttgggtgcaccttatagtgcagaaaatatggtaattggaaactctaaattgcccctaggtgtgattgtgactgttgtctgtctttatgtgcccgcGATTGTtaggcaactagttcagggtgtaccctgcctcctgcctgttgactgctgtaggctccagcacttccatgacccttgtgagtataagcgggtcagaaaatagATAAACGGCTGTGTTGTTGTCAGCACACAAGTGTGCTAACCAGTGCGATTTTGGAGGCTACAAATGGGTGATCGGTCAATCAGTCGATGTCTTTATGACCTATTGACTTCCTAAAAATGATAGTCAAAGTTAAAGTGCTATAAAACGGAAGAtggaaataaaagcaaaatcacTTTCACAATTAAGCTAAAAATTCATGTCAAAAAGTGCATTCCAACAAATATCTACTTACTCCAATAATTGGAATCGCATGATTGTGTCAAATGACATGATATTGAAAGAGCACACATTGTAAGGAGGTGTGAGTTTAGCCAAGTTTATTCTCATTCACGTTTAAAAGACAGGTTTTCCTAAAAAGTCTTCAGATCCCTGCGAGACATCCGGCCCTGCAGACAAATCTCAAAATGTGCAGGGGAAAAACACATCATAGTTTTACAATGCAGACTAGGGCTAAAACCCACAAATTTAACGTGATGATAGAAAAGCAGAATTTAAAACTCTGATAAcacttgggggggaaaaagtgtcAGGTGCTTTTTGTGTTTCTAATGTCTTAAAAGCAGGCACATTCGATGAcaaaattaaagattttcaaatcAGTGACTAAAGAGCAAGCATGTCAGTCATTTTGAGCACATACAAATATGTCAACCAGCATGGATGCTTCTACAAAGtctgtagagaaaaaaaaatggcaatgtaAGGTTTAGACACATTTTCTCATACTATTAAATCAGAAAATCTATGCAAGCTGACATTTTTTGCCAAAATAAACACTCATAAAACTAAGGCCTTGAGGTATTTTACTCATTTGGATGAGTCTGTGAAGAGCAGAAGGCTGTtgttgcttaaaaaaatactaataatttaCACTGAAACTCTTATGTTTGGGAGAAGAAAATAATCCAGGGATTTAAAATTCTATCGTTCACATATTTGTTTAACTTGTGTCCTCATTGACATCATCAGCTGATACCTGGTGTTTTAATTCAGTCATAGTTACTTAGtagtaatagttttttttttgtttgtttttttttttttgggggggggggtggagtaaCAATAAATGTTGCGCGCCTCCCACAACTGTGTGAGGGTGTGTACATTATCACTGGTACTGGAGGTAGTTCTTGAGAGTCTGAGGCAGCGGGAGCGTGTCGATGTGATGGATGCGCTCCCTGCCCAGAGCCAGGCGGGCAACTCTTCTGCATAGGTGCATGAGGGGGAGGGGTTCCGCtgcaaaagagaaaaatggtTAGGATCAATTAGGGAGTCCCAACTACCAATTGGGAAGAATTTGACCAACAACCGACAAACTGATTTCCTGGCCAGTAAAATCCCATTGTACAAGGGTTGTCAACGATCACGCattcacacaatttttttttagttgcgtGATGAACACATGACCCTTAATTGGCTTTGTACTCTGACTGTTGTAAGCGCTTTCTGAAGAAGAAAATCTTGTTTAAATAaactacattcattcattcgacTCGTTTTTCAGAGTAGATTGGATATGCAGTATGCCTCCAAGTATTATGTTATCCGTCTGTGTTCCCACGATGTGTGAACTGTGGTGGCACTCATCTTAGGGGAGAATGAGTCCGCCTACCAAGTTGGTCCAAAATTTCTCTCTGCAAAGAACCAGATtttaaacacaaagaaaaccaAAGAACTTATATTGGACTTTGAGAAATGCTGAGCTGACCCATAGCCCATTTTCATCAATGGTAACTGTGTGGAAATAGTGCACATCTCTAAACCCTCTCCTGGACTAATAATACCACAGCCGTTAAGAAGTATTTTATGTTTAATGCTTGCGATTTTTCATAATTTCCCAAtctgatcaatgacgtcattgattggctcCGCAAGAGACATCTATTCCGCATCATTATTGGGTAtggtatatttgaatccaaaagctggtTTATATTTAGCCTTGTCGCCCAGTTTTTGAAATAGTACTGTTACTAACTGACCTCCAATAaagttgtaaaaataaaaaactgtggGGGACAGACAACATGTAATGCCCAGATCAGATAacgagacaaatttggtctttagCACTGTCAAacgactgcaataaaatcttgtattccaataTCAGTGCATCAGTCTTTTACtatcactgttttttttctactcaaaCGCAACCAGTTATGCTCGTCACCATGGTGACGACAACAATAATAGATCATACAAATATACTGTGGTGGTGGGGTTATAAAATGAAACAGGTGGTGCTCATCAGCGGTGTTCGGGAAAGGACCTTCATTCAAGGATTGCTTGAtttgtgttcacatacttttgaTATGAGATGGCTCACAAGCAGGCATCAAAACATtctgtagcctagcaagctagttcTAGCACTAACAGTTGTAGTAATCACATTAGattggtgatgaaaaaaaaatacatgggaaATAAGAGGATGACAGTCAAAAAGGGAGCAGAATGCACAAGTCAAAAGTCAAGTGGGGTTCACTCTTAAAAGAGGATTACGGGAACATCAGTTTGTGGAATGCTCCTTTTCTCTCATCAGTTTCTTTGAACTCAGCACGTTGTGATTAGCTGAGGTGTCGCAAAGCTTGTTCTAATGAAGACTTTCAATacaaaaccacaacaacaaacTGGGCTACAGGGACTCTGGAGAGCAGTTGGTTGAGTTTCCTGTTCTCACATGAGAAACCTCCTGCATACAGATCCTTATAATTTCTTATCGTTATGCTTATTGAGCTGTTATATAATAGCAAGCTAGCTAGccaaaatgtttctttatttCCGGCTGTAggaaaactttttccaccaaatCATATAAATCCCCCACTGTCTTTTCAAAGAGAACTCTGTAAATTACAAATGCCATGAGCAACAAAATTCAACATAACCCAGTTCATAATATTTTGCAATGTCAATAATTTGTTTGATCTGAGGAGTCTGAACAACAGTTCAATTTATAGTATTTGTGTGAATTAGACTGCATTTATCAAATGCTATATTACTGTATACTTTATTATATATACTGAACATGATTCAACATCTTCAGATACCATTTTTCTAAGATAAAAATGTgataatcatttcaaaacttttttttcgacCGTTAATGCGGCCTAAAATCTAAAATACTAACATTTAATTTCCTTATTTGTGCCACCCAAATCAGTCCACACGAGTGgccagctgcagctttcacTCAAGTAATGGTCTGGCCTAAATGACATTGCATTAAAGGAAGGAGTGTCCCACTTTCTACTATACTTGCACGGTAATAAAACTACATAAAACCAAGTCTGAAATAAACTGCAAGAAAAATATACCGGTGTTAAGAATCACAATAACACAATTAACAGTTTGCACAGTAATAAATTTGTACCTgtgaaaaacaaagtttgtaAATGACAATTTCCAAAAAATGCCATGGAAGCTGGCTTTAATGTACATGACTCATTTTTCTACCGGTGTGTCAAAGTTGAACTTACGATCTAGTCCATTGACGTAGCGGATAGTCACTTCACAGTGTCCCCACACAGCACTGACTATAGGATACAGTCTCTTGCCTTTGAGCCCTCGAAACGCTACTCCTAGGTACTGTCCATCTATCATAAAGCTCAGTGAGCCCTCATCCATATCAAGTATTACTCCCAGGGAGTCTGGGAGCACAAAGGACTCATCTGGCTCAAGGAAGTTGGGGTATGTGGGCGCAGTCAAAGAAACTGGTTGATTTTTTCCATCGTGGTAGAGTCTGTTTCGTCCCAGGTCCCAGCCCCAGGACTCTGCATCTGATCCCACTAAAGCAGTGTAGCCCACTGAGTGTAAAGGGGCTTCAACTGTGGCCACTCCTACAACAGCATGTGTCCCTCTTTGTCTTGCTGGCCAGTGAATCCGCCAAACATGGAGGCCCCTGGTGTAGCCCATTTTACCACGGATACAGTCTGTGCTCTGGGCTACTGGGTGTCTGTGGAACGTCAGCTTCTCATCTTCTTTAACAAAGACATTGAGAGACCGATCATTAGGGTTCCAGGCGTGGTGTAGCTGAGTCTCAGGACTGGCTGGGGGCATGTCCAGCAGTAAGTCCAGTCTGGGTGGTCGACAGAAATCTGGACCTCGCAGTTCCTGTCGTACTGGCCTGTATGAAGGCTCCTCAGGTACATCCACTGACTTAATGCTCAGTGCAATCTTCTGGCCCATAGTGTGGTGCTTTTAAGGGAGAAAGAATAGAGGAGGGGGAACAATGTACATGGGATCCTAATTAGTAAATGGAATGGCCTAACGTTAACTCATTGGCACTGGTGCAGTTGTACACATTGGCACTCTTTTATCCGGGAGAATGTGACTCCTGAAACAGACAGAACACAAATTTACACAGTGACCCGATTGCTTAcaattaataagaaaaaaaacatttaaccatTATTTGCAGTCAAATATTGAATTATTTCCAGGTAAGATTTATTTCTTAATTCCATGTAAACATTAGAACTTAATATACCAATtcacacaattaaaatacacaaaaatgaaatatgcatCATCTGATTTTATCAAATGATCTCATAAGAGTATCAAATTGCCACgggtcctatttttttttactgctacaGCACAC encodes the following:
- the LOC133505132 gene encoding SPRY domain-containing SOCS box protein 4-like; this encodes MGQKIALSIKSVDVPEEPSYRPVRQELRGPDFCRPPRLDLLLDMPPASPETQLHHAWNPNDRSLNVFVKEDEKLTFHRHPVAQSTDCIRGKMGYTRGLHVWRIHWPARQRGTHAVVGVATVEAPLHSVGYTALVGSDAESWGWDLGRNRLYHDGKNQPVSLTAPTYPNFLEPDESFVLPDSLGVILDMDEGSLSFMIDGQYLGVAFRGLKGKRLYPIVSAVWGHCEVTIRYVNGLDPEPLPLMHLCRRVARLALGRERIHHIDTLPLPQTLKNYLQYQ